One Glycine max cultivar Williams 82 chromosome 1, Glycine_max_v4.0, whole genome shotgun sequence genomic window, aatacatggatccataatgattgatcaaataAACGCACTAGAATCTAAATCCGTAGGTATCCGGTGACTTTATGGTTTTTCCTCAAtctaaacatttttattatttaatagggCCTTCCTAACCCTTCATATGGAGAGAAGAGAAACTGCAGGAGGCCATAGTCTTCTTATAGTGTGTTAACCTAATAAGGTTTCTATTATCCCCTAATGGACCAACACTAAGTCCATATCATCTGATTTAGTTGTCTGTCTAACAGGCTCACTCAacttgatcacataaaataaaacacactaataataaataactaatataattatcttataatattagtcTACATTAAATATTGggataaaaaatttcaacactTTATCAATCTTTAATGAATATATCTAGTTTTATCTTTGATGCCTTGTcactcataatttatttatctttttcatgtgTACGTTTATACTTTTtacattcattattattttctaaactTAAATCTCaggttattatttatattaatttctctttctgtcaaatactttttttttcttcaaacatCTATAATATTGTGGTAAGCAAtgaattttaatgtaatttttcattaatcCGTTCGTGCGATTTATGCATGAGAATATGATATTATCATCAAACGTAAGGCTTGGTGGTTAATGGTATACATAAAACCAGAATTTAGCATAAACTTACTTTAATTATTCAATAGTTGTGTACgcataaaagaaaaggaagaaagacaCATAAATCTTGTGAGAACAAAAGGAGAACAAATAGGCGTTCTAAGATTCCATACGGAAAATCGTCAAAAGAAGTATATGTCTATAATTTCTTTGTCCTTCAAGCCTACACCTATATTCTAGTGCTTCTCTAGGACTACGACTACGACTACGACTACAGGTGGGAGTAGTAATTCTATGATGAGTAATGatgtatgaatttattttttatttattttaaatataatattaatatttttatatttgctcaTCTCTTTTCTTCCTGtaatatcataaattctattatatttatatattttttctttctctctttaggTGTTAGATAATAATTGGGATGtttatcaaacatttttctttcatgATAGTGTACCTGAAATGTTTACAAGTTGTAACTATAAGACATTTtggttctttatttatttaataattttcatataaaaataaattaaattatgacttttaaaaaaacttaaattttaattttttatgtatattaacTTTTTAGTAACTAGTtgcttattaaaaaatgaaaaatataattaaagaataaaagtgtctgatattgataatttaaataaaatatttgataatcttttctttaaaaacaaaaatgaacccaataattttttgtgtgtgtgcctATGAGTTggatgttttcttattttatacttCGTAATTTCTGTGGCATATGGGTTTTCATTTCTCTGATGTAGCCGTATGACCAATCATCGTGCCAATGCGAAGCTGatataaatattcttaatttcaCACTCCAAGACAAATAGCTTaacaaaattaactttattgctgttatcaattatttttctatattttattctatgtatttaaagtttatataaaatacttttaatcatattattttttgcataaaatgatttaaatgttgttttttttcttccattggtTGTTAAATAATTTCGGTTGTAGGCTTCTAGCTATTAGATAGTTGCTTAGTTGCAGTGAAGCATCCtttgtataaaaaaagagagaagagaattgAGGTTTCAATAATACTCGTCAGTTGGTTTATTCTGTTAAAACTTATCAACGCATTTAATttgtaaggtttttttttttcagttttctttaTAACACGTCTTTGttaataagaataaatattATCATACGTCTTATCAAGACAATTAAAACCACATGCCAAACGTTGATTAGCACGTTGAAATTGGGATATTGGGTTTTTCTTGTGGCATGCGATGCGACTTTCACTGCTCTTGGCGCAAGGATATCTCCGGATCGGCGTTCCCGCGAAATACGTTTGTTTTTTTGTTCCCATTTACTCTTTCTTTATAGCAAAAGACAAACCactgaaatgaaattaaaattaaaataaataaaaggcaaAACGCGCTCAGCATTCAGATATGGCAACACGTAAGAGGGACCCACGTTCCCGAACTTCGGGATTCGTGACAGCGAAACAAGTTTTCCTTTGTGGGTCCcactcctttctttctttccaccGTTGCAATTGAATACGAAACGCTCTCTCTGCCTCACTCACTTACTAACTCGCAGACACACTCCCACTCACTTAATTAAAGCCTGTTTGTTTTCCATTTAGTTTTTTCCTCActtcaatataatttatttttactctatCCTCTAATTAGATATTCTTATTCTTACATTAttgagtttgttaatttttttattagtaaaaataaaagcgagaaatttatataaaattatgtttgttaacTTTATAAGAAGAAATTTATAAAGACATGAAATCTTTTATATTATCCACTAATAAAACAATCattgatatattatattaataattataaaaataattaaatttatgatgcATGGATAGTTGAGTAATCCAAGAGTACTAACAACGAATTCTATTTTTTAACCTACTGTTTCTAAcggtatattatatattattagttaaaatcttattataaactataaaatgataaataaaactcattaaatatgaaatatagtcaatagttttttaattttttttaatgaaatttaataaaaaaattgaatttagaagcatatattaaaaaattgttactaaCATTTAtctgaaataataatataaaaaataattttcatttattgataatataattttttacattattagatATTATCATCTAATTAGAAATCATGATATTTaggtaatttttataaaatttaataaatttaccaTACATTGTCATTTCTTATTAAATAATCATATAAgaacattttatattattataaactattttctCGTAAGAAAATAACGTTTATATTCTCAAAcatatatgttattaatttttatagtaacTGCCTTATAAATCATACTATTACATAACAGTTATTAGTAACTAAATAGGGCATTAAAACCaagatctttcttcttttttttttttttttcttcttttcctgtAGTAACGTAATCGATGAttattccttttctcttttctcttttctcagcGAAAGAAAAACTCGGCACGTTAATACAAAAccgaaaaataaagaaaaaacatatacGAAGATGAACgaagaagaaataagaaaatgatgaaagaaACAACCAGTGGCCTCATTGTAATTCTTTACTTCGCTTCTAAACTACGTCCCTTTTCGTTTTCCCATTACGCTTTGGATCTATTTCTCGATCATTGCAGCCACACCCACAGCCACGTTTCTTTCCGTTTttctatttccatttttttctggGTAAGATTTGATGTTCTTGTTTCCTCAGAAAATTTTGGACTGtattgttgaattttgattctaCATTTTGCATCactgctttttctttttctgggtCTCTGTTTTTTAATAGGTAAGTGTGGTGAAAATGGAGAAAAgttgagtttttttatatttttttttgttaaaaagaaGCGTATTTGATCGTTGTTTTtcatttctgttttctttttggaATGTGGGTTTTGTTACTCTTGATTTTCTACAAAGAGTGTACCTTGcagtttttgttcttgttacaatgtttttatttttctttctgagCAGCCATCGTTTTCGTTATTAACGAGTTTGTAGATATCACTGTCAGTGTTGGATATGTCATTTTATGTGAAATGAATGGTGTGGATATGGTTCTCTGTATTTGGCTTGTGTTTCTCTTTCGGGTTACACGATGTGGGATTATGTGTAGTTAgcatcaaatttagaaaattttgtaTACCTTTTTTTAATGGTAAATGGAATTTAGTCCACTGTTGTCTCTGTTTTGAAAGTGAAGACTAGGTATACATCATCACTTTGTTCATTGAATTAAAAACTTGATGGTTTGAACAAGTCTATTTGCATTTCCTTTTGTTCAATGCATTCAATTGTTTCCCTTTCACGTGGCTTTCTTCCATAATCCCTTCTGAACAATGTCAAAATCttgttcctttcttttcttgatcAATGTTGCGATTTGTGTTTGGGGCCATGAAAAAACGGAATCAGCTTTAACGTGATCTGTTTGTTTCCTTCGTAGATCGTGTGTGTAATTGTTAATTGTGTCATGGCATGATGTCAATCCTTCTTTCGCAAACCTTCTCTCATAACTTTCAGTGTCTGGagcctttttatttattattattattattattattattattattattattattattattattattattattattattattattattattattatgttgtgctatttgcttgttatttgataatGCAAAGTTTTTTGTGTTTGAGACCGAGTTACAATCATTTGTATCTTATTTTTCAAACACTTTTTTCAACTGATGCAATTGTGAACATTTACTGACAGATAATCACCATAGCTAAGGAGAAACTCTTCTGCAGCATTAATATATGGGTGAAACATCAGACTGAAGTGTAAAGTCTGAGTGTTTATTGTGTAATTGTGCCATGCCAATCAATATACAGCCAAGTAATGGATTGTTGAAACCTGCTGAGGACATGGGATTTGGTTTGGAGTTCAGAAAGAGCAGCACAAAACAGCATAGCAGTTCAAAGACAGCTAAAGAAAGTTCTGTATTGCCCCATTCGAAACAAAGTTGGAAGGATGCTGAGAAGTTGAAGTCAAAGAGTGATCTCAAACAGAAAGGCAAGTTGGATGCAGAAGGGAAGATTCAGAACTCAGAAACTGTGAGGAGAAGGGCAACTGAAAGAGATGAACTTGTCAAGCACATGTCTAATTTGCCAGGCTATCTCCTGGGTACCGATAAAGTAGAAAACTTTCAAGAGAAAGCTTTCAATGTTGGTGTTCTAGATTGGTCTCGGCTTGAGAAGTGGAAGCATAAGCAGAAGCATATCCCAGTACTAGTTAGTAGTTTCACATCACTCAATAACAGTGAATTGTCATCAAGAACAGCTGCCAAACCATCTATCAGTGTTGGAGGCAAGGAAAAACTTAATGATAAGAAAAGTTTGCTTTCTTCAGGCATAAGGTCATCTTATAGGGAATCCTTTCCTGAAAGTGCCAAACATCCTTTTCATGATGTCAAACGATTTGAATCTTCCAAAACTGTAACTAAGAGCATAGGAGATGAGAAGAGCTTGACACCCCGGGCATTTGAGTACTTTGGAAACAAAACTCACTCAGATATATCACTTGAAAAGGAGAGGAGGAATGGCTATAGTAAAAGAACTTCACAAGTCAAGAATTTTGCATCAAACGCGAAGCTCCATGGCATCTCATATCTTAATGAAAACGGTAGGGATGATGGATCTAAGCAGAACATGGAGGATTGGAAAGAGCATAACcataataaaaaagagagaaattataAGTCCAGCGCTGATATGGGACATCCATCAttaaaatcaaaaagaaaaggggcATCATCCAGTCCTAAGAAGATGAATTCCAGCTGTAGTGAAACCAGGAAAAAGGTGGATCAGTTGCAGGAATCAGATTTTGACATTGGTCGGAAACATTACCATATCAAGCCAAGTAATATTGTGCTTCTTTGTCCAGTAGAAATTCCCCAGTCAAGTTCTTCAGAGGATTTTCAGCTTTCTGAATCAAGAACGTCATCGGATGAAAATTTTTCGGAATCAACCAAAAGTAGTTTGTCATATGTTTCCCTTCCTGATGAGGTTTACACTCCACAATCCGGGCCACTGCGTTCTGCAGTTGAGTTTTCTTCTTTGGAAATGATGCAACACAGCATTAGTACTGATCTGGGTGTAGATCGTTCTTCTGTTGTGTCTGAGATACCATCTtccacaataaataaaatttctagTCTGCAATCTGCGAGCGCTTGCTTTGAAAAGGATATGTTTGATGCTAAGCTGAGAGATCAGTGTGCTTTTAGTAAATTGAAGGAATCACTGGACCAAGAAACTGCTGAGCTGACAGCTCAGAAGGAAATGAATACTTCCCATAACCGTCGGTTTAGCTTCAGCTTAAGTCGAATTGGAAGAAGTTTCAGCTTCAAAGAGGGGCCTACGCTTCCACAATATAGTTCCATGCATGTTAGTGCAAAGTCTGGTCCGGTGACGCCTCAATCTTCTG contains:
- the LOC102665709 gene encoding uncharacterized protein — translated: MPINIQPSNGLLKPAEDMGFGLEFRKSSTKQHSSSKTAKESSVLPHSKQSWKDAEKLKSKSDLKQKGKLDAEGKIQNSETVRRRATERDELVKHMSNLPGYLLGTDKVENFQEKAFNVGVLDWSRLEKWKHKQKHIPVLVSSFTSLNNSELSSRTAAKPSISVGGKEKLNDKKSLLSSGIRSSYRESFPESAKHPFHDVKRFESSKTVTKSIGDEKSLTPRAFEYFGNKTHSDISLEKERRNGYSKRTSQVKNFASNAKLHGISYLNENGRDDGSKQNMEDWKEHNHNKKERNYKSSADMGHPSLKSKRKGASSSPKKMNSSCSETRKKVDQLQESDFDIGRKHYHIKPSNIVLLCPVEIPQSSSSEDFQLSESRTSSDENFSESTKSSLSYVSLPDEVYTPQSGPLRSAVEFSSLEMMQHSISTDLGVDRSSVVSEIPSSTINKISSLQSASACFEKDMFDAKLRDQCAFSKLKESLDQETAELTAQKEMNTSHNRRFSFSLSRIGRSFSFKEGPTLPQYSSMHVSAKSGPVTPQSSVRWDNPSKEKANSHIRNRSSPLRRLLDPLLKHKASDKHHSAQRDQTLEGIANSSFRTIGVNESLLAEKSQGSSVQGLLQLTIKNGVPLLKFVLNNERKIFAATRNSLASLEKGDLGSCFTFYLVNEIKKKSGGWISHGNKEKSCGYAYNVIAQMKFSSCKITEPTNQNSNRKCMVKEYVLVGVEISQTDQGPPKFIQSMELAAVVVETSCEKSTVGLDDDNNMLKKGCSKCLTDERCLCSSGDNDASDCTTVVLPGGVHGSPNKGEPTPLIYRWKTGGSCDCGGWDIGCRLLVLSNQNQNSSIAKSYKPYNDRFQLFVKEGAEQEKPLFTLLPLKDGFYSVEFDSTITHLQAFFISVAALSCQKLPGSLEIGNMHEEILNLKEPSSKNNRKLQGKAPLKYAPMPPLSPVGRV